One stretch of Leishmania infantum JPCM5 genome chromosome 24 DNA includes these proteins:
- a CDS encoding cullin-like protein-like protein: protein MLEEDRQALRKMKADFETLADLANSDFQGYNTFERRMNHYNTVYTAATRNTSKAAEYPGYDAGELLYMEYNEMLTTYLWRYRDLSGDSEQELFQKILDVWDHYKILMKWNMRTFGYLSRYYIVYHSKPSLQQVGLSIFLEQVFKTNADVVSSITQKLLLKERADRVVSTNAKQISTAIGLFSSMNIEDTQSIYLTAFLEPYLDKTKRDYERFLQEWDAVADAAVFLRSVHDALTHERSICRRYFSTQDEERIMTCVEATLVDSPVTRRKLVDSPSGVRAMLRSRDEAQLKMCNSFFSRRQSGIALLAGLIKKEIETEGLELCERFKGEEASVDVVAYTTGMMHLQEVYPQLLSRCFQLEFTLSKAVREGLEACYSHGVAVTSSCGGGESRIVPFCEWLSHYVNHLFQHEAGPASVEMDRIVATLAYVTERDRFIATSREHMADRILLPVKKFSEANERALIQRFRQRCGPTSTACLESMLHDWETSNSFRPMEVLASKNVPMTFEVELLVAKKGIWPSRLSDEPDIVVPPFLQRVLEPLRDEYLSGKSGRVLTWSHECSSGELQGSFKKGTQLFFACGIQVLILLCFNSLPVCTPQQIGDRCHATFASLQRYLPPLIRSRILTRKSGKALLQMDDELTVNDDFVCRARRMRIPPSLARVSVGESEHISKQVEEDRKPAIDGALVRIMKGRRSLDHAELVLECQQQLSSRFLPDVKLIKQRIEELIRREYISRDPRSKGVYHYIA from the coding sequence ATGTTGGAAGAGGATCGGCAGGCTTTGCGCAAGATGAAGGCAGACTTCGAGACCCTCGCCGACTTGGCGAATAGCGACTTCCAAGGATACAACACCTTCGAGAGACGAATGAACCACTACAATACCGTCTACACGGCAGCAACGCGGAACACGTCGAAGGCTGCCGAGTACCCCGGCTATGACGCCGGGGAGCTGCTGTACATGGAGTACAATGAAATGCTTACTACCTACCTGTGGCGATACCGCGACCTTTCCGGCGACTCTGAACAGGAGCTTTTTCAGAAGATTTTGGACGTGTGGGACCACTACAAGATCCTAATGAAATGGAACATGCGGACGTTCGGATATCTGTCCCGGTACTACATTGTGTACCATTCAAAGCCGTCGCTTCAGCAGGTGGGTCTGAGCATTTTTCTGGAGCAGGTCTTCAAGACGAATGCCGACGTAGTGAGCTCGATTACGCAGAAGCTGCTTCTGAAAGAGAGGGCTGATCGCGTCGTGAGCACCAACGCAAAGCAGATCTCCACGGCAATCGGACTCTTTTCCTCCATGAACATCGAGGACACTCAGTCAATCTACCTCACCGCGTTTCTAGAGCCGTACTTGGACAAGACGAAGAGGGACTACGAGCGGTTTTTGCAGGAGTGGGATGCTGTAGCCGACGCGGCGGTTTTCCTTCGCTCCGTTCACGATGCCCTCACACATGAGCGGAGCATCTGTCGTCGCTACTTCTCCACGCAGGATGAAGAGCGCATTATGACGTGCGTCGAGGCTACCCTTGTCGACTCCCCCGTTACACGGCGGAAGCTAGTGGACTCGCCTTCCGGTGTTCGAGCGATGCTGCGAAGCCGGGACGAGGCCCAGCTGAAGATGTGCAACAGTTTCTTCTCCAGGCGCCAATCTGGCATCGCACTTCTCGCGGGCCTGATCAAGAAGGAAATCGAGACTGAGGGTCTGGAGCTGTGCGAGAGGTTCAAAGGTGAGGAGGCTTCCGTTGATGTCGTGGCCTACACCACGGGGATGATGCACTTGCAGGAGGTGTACCCGCAACTGCTGTCGCGCTGTTTTCAGCTCGAGTTCACTCTCTCCAAGGCTGTTCGTGAGGGGCTCGAGGCATGCTACAGCCACGGCGTTGCCGTCACGAGcagctgtggtggtggtgaaagCCGCATCGTGCCCTTCTGTGAGTGGCTCTCGCACTATGTGAACCACCTCTTCCAGCACGAGGCGGGGCCAGCCAGCGTAGAGATGGATCGCATTGTAGCCACTTTAGCATATGTGACGGAGCGCGATCGTTTCATAGCGACGTCTCGCGAGCACATGGCCGACCGCATTCTTTTGCCTGTTAAAAAATTCAGCGAGGCAAATGAGCGCGCGCTCATCCAGCGCTtccggcagcgctgcggcccgACTAGCACCGCGTGCTTGGAGAGCATGCTGCACGACTGGGAGACCTCCAACAGTTTTCGTCCAATGGAGGTGTTGGCGAGCAAGAACGTACCCATGACATTCGAGGTGGAGCTTCTCGTTGCTAAGAAAGGGATCTGGCCATCTCGACTTTCCGACGAGCCCGATATTGTTGTTCCGCCATTCTTGCAGCGCGTCTTGGAGCCGCTTCGCGACGAGTATCTCTCCGGTAAGTCAGGCCGCGTGCTGACGTGGTCGCACGagtgcagcagtggcgagCTGCAGGGCTCTTTCAAGAAAGGCACTCAGTTGTTTTTTGCGTGCGGCATCCAAGTGTTGATTCTGCTGTGCTTCAACTCATTGCCAGTATGCACACCCCAGCAAATTGGAGACCGGTGCCATGCTACGTTCGCCTCACTCCAGCGATACCTGCCGCCTCTCATTCGCAGCCGCATCCTCACCAGGAAATCTGGGAAGGCGCTCTTACAGATGGATGACGAGCTTACAGTCAACGACGATTTCGTCTGCAGAGCGCGGCGGATGCGAATTCCTCCGTCGCTTGCGCGCGTGAGCGTTGGCGAAAGCGAACACATATCAAAGCAAGTCGAAGAGGACAGAAAGCCGGCCATCGACGGAGCGCTGGTGCGTATTATGAAAGGGCGTCGCTCCCTTGACCACGCGGAGCTAGTTCTTGAGTGTCAGCAGCAGCTAAGCTCACGATTTTTGCCGGATGTCAAGCTGATCAAACAGCGCATAGAGGAGCTGATCCGACGAGAGTACATTAGCCGCGATCCCCGCAGCAAAGGCGTCTACCATTATATTGCCTGA
- a CDS encoding putative notchless homolog yields the protein MPVRKKQKRDVVRDVELHSDEDGGTAPKIMVRLLDEHGTPSGTQILLPASATPKQLDELLSSLLQDEEAKTIPYAFFIDGEQINRSVQDILFRRQKHDYVARMLKEGRRVRPQDVEKLEFVAPEETVVEIMYKPQAVFRVRPVTRCAGTLDGHSEAVLVVSFSPDSQVLATGGGDKEIRIWDMNTLTPVEELKAHTSWVQVLSWSPDGRYLVSGSKDGILANWTHNGGYGDFRCKKHKAHTQYVSHVSWEPLHRNPQCDRFVSASKDASLKIWNMATGLERSLSGHQSCVTCVKWGGEDRIYSSSQDRTVIVWDAGTGSPWCVLRGHAHWVNFLALSTDLVTRTGVFDHEDRKFSAREDMCAHARKRYDAVVTRFGGSERLVSCSDDNTMFLWNPQQSVTPVARMTGHQGVVFHIQFSPDGTMLASCSADKSVKLWNAEDGRFITTFRGHVAAVYHVSWSLDSRMLVSGSKDTTVKLWSVAKRELVEDMSGHSDEIYATDWSPDGQKVATGSKDKHVRIWVH from the coding sequence ATGCCAGTGCGGAAAAAGCAGAAGCGCGACGTCGTTCGCGACGTGGAGCTGCACAGCGACGAagacggcggcacggcgccgaAGATCATGGTACGGCTTTTGGATGAACACGGGACACCAAGCGGCACTCAAATCCTGCTCCCTGCGTCTGCGACGCCGAAGCAGCTCGATGAGCTTCTCTCTTCACTACTGCAAGATGAAGAGGCGAAAACGATTCCGTACGCTTTTTTCATCGATGGCGAGCAAATCAACAGGAGCGTGCAGGACATCCTTTTCAGGAGGCAGAAGCACGACTACGTAGCGCGAATGCTGAAGGAGgggcggcgcgtgcgtccGCAGGATGTTGAGAAGCTCGAGTTTGTTGCACCGGAGGAAACGGTGGTGGAGATTATGTACAAGCCGCAGGCAGTGTTTCGCGTTCGTCCCGtgacgcgctgcgctggtACGCTGGACGGCCACAGTGAGGCCGTGCTGGTGGTGTCCTTTTCTCCAGACAGCCAGGTGTTGGCGACGGGTGGCGGCGACAAGGAGATTCGTATTTGGGACATGAACACCCTCACTCCCGTGGAGGAGCTCAAGGCGCACACGAGCTGGGTGCAGGTGCTCTCGTGGTCTCCGGATGGACGTTACTTGGTGAGTGGAAGCAAGGACGGGATTCTAGCCAACTGGACGCATAACGGTGGCTACGGCGATTTTAGGTGCAAGAAGCACAAGGCGCACACCCAGTACGTGTCTCATGTCTCGTgggagccgctgcaccgcaacCCTCAGTGCGACCGCTTCGTCTCGGCGAGCAAGGACGCGTCGTTAAAGATATGGAACATGGCAACGGGGCTTGAGCGCTCCTTATCTGGTCATCAGTCGTGCGTCACATGTGTGAAGTGGGGTGGCGAGGACCGCATCTACTCTTCCTCACAGGATCGTACGGTAATAGTGTGGGATGCCGGCACCGGCTCACCGTGGTGCGTGCTCCGCGGCCATGCGCACTGGGTCAATTTCTTGGCGCTCAGCACAGACCTTGTCACGCGCACCGGCGTTTTCGACCACGAGGATCGCAAGTTCAGCGCACGCGAGGacatgtgcgcgcacgcacggaaGCGCTACGACGCTGTGGTGACTCGCTTTGGCGGTTCGGAGCGGCTTGTAAGCTGCTCCGATGACAATACGATGTTCTTGTGGAATCCGCAGCAGTCTGTCACACCGGTGGCGCGCATGACAGGTCACCAGGGGGTTGTGTTTCACATCCAGTTCAGTCCGGATGGGACGATGCTAGCCTCGTGCTCAGCGGACAAGAGCGTGAAGCTCTGGAATGCAGAGGACGGCAGGTTCATCACCACCTTCCGCGGGCACGTGGCAGCGGTGTATCACGTCAGCTGGAGTCTCGATTCTCGCATGCTGGTGTCCGGCAGCAAGGACACCACTGTGAAGCTGTGGTCCGTAGCGAAGCGGGAGCTTGTCGAGGACATGTCCGGTCATAGCGATGAGATTTACGCGACAGACTGGAGCCCTGATGGGCAGAAGGTGGCCACAGGCTCGAAGGACAAGCACGTGCGCATCTGGGTTCACTAA
- a CDS encoding zinc-finger multi-pass transmembrane protein has translation MTTWEEALTSWGAVYAALFLPAILMLGNFVFGKCFVSEAMCMSQHAPQSVHTRSRILGRAHVALVTLSFAWQYYIVMFVARTKTGGNADARACNPLFFVWDLVDHLPYLRGVQLSLLVQCHSSDVAYLVLVGLFALFYASCVFSVPQVISRSASAEGHDGISYCRRCGSHIKQMDHHCYFIGNCVGDRNRRLFLCCLVTGVANLSYLLYKYALWTLAHGDAITNFGAILVFVFDVFLTALLGFQMFVLRRGWTTREFLRRRRHAKEPLVRFIL, from the coding sequence ATGACGACATGGGAGGAGGCACTCACGTCGTGGGGGGCGGTGTATGCGGCACTGTTCCTACCGGCTATCTTGATGCTCGGCAACTTCGTTTTTGGCAAGTGCTTTGTGAGCGAGGCCATGTGCATGTCTCAGCACGCGCCTCAGTCGGTGCATACTCGGTCGCGCATCCTTGGCAGAGCACATGTCGCCCTCGTCACTCTCTCCTTCGCGTGGCAGTATTACATCGTGATGTTCGTGGCTCGAACCAAGACGGGCGGAAACGCTGATGCTCGAGCCTGCAACCCGCTCTTTTTTGTGTGGGACCTGGTCGACCACCTGCCGTATTTGCGAGGTGTGCAGTTGTCACTGCTGGTCCAGTGTCACTCCTCGGATGTTGCTTATCTCGTCCTCGTGGGGCTCTTCGCGCTCTTTTACGCGTCGTGCGTTTTTAGTGTACCCCAGGTCATCTCCCGTAGTGCTTCGGCGGAAGGGCATGACGGCATTTCTTACTGCCGGCGTTGTGGCTCCCACATCAAGCAGATGGACCACCACTGCTACTTTATCGGCAACTGCGTCGGTGACCGTAACAGGCGTTTGTTCCTGTGCTGTCTTGTAACCGGCGTTGCAAACCTCAGCTACCTCTTGTACAAGTATGCCCTGTGGACCCTCGCGCACGGTGACGCCATCACAAACTTTGGAGCAATTTTGGTGTTTGTGTTTGACGTGTTCTTGACCGCTCTTCTCGGATTTCAGATGTTCGTGTTGCGGCGTGGTTGGACGACAAGAGAGTTCCTGCGCCGCAGGCGGCACGCCAAAGAGCCGTTGGTGCGCTTCATACTCTAG
- a CDS encoding putative fatty-acid desaturase produces the protein MTSVEKKGKDMTEETTRRQPTYQEGNYEINYVAVAVLGLPIAGVLAAVFMGVPLQWKTFVTAVVFYMFNGCLGVTVGYHRLFSHRSYTASTAFQWLCAFAGAGSFEGSAKWWGRNHRIHHRYVDTEKDPYNAQRGFIFSHMGWMIMKQDYSLLGKVDVSDFKYNYVIQFQHKHFFKMAMLSGVILPTVICGLGWGDWLGGYFYAALAKIVFVHHCTFFINSLAHTNLFAAVQNYSDRHSSHDSFVCALFTFGEGYHNFHHEFAQDYRNGIKWYHYDPTKWIIRAVSFLGGAKNLVRTPKDVIDANFNKMLLKKSRKAMEQAQTRLDQLDIPISAEWTWEKVQDEVAKGRKLTVINNDVIDLMRSIPTGAGYTHSSKDVIWYSNHPGGQRILDMFVGKDATAAFTGGVYAHSCGAESYLQHLRVAKLKVATD, from the coding sequence ATGACCTCGGTGGAGAAGAAGGGTAAGGATATGACGGAGGAGACCACGCGCCGCCAGCCCACGTACCAAGAGGGCAACTATGAGATCAACTATGTTGCCGTGGCTGTCCTGGGCCTTCCCATCGCTggcgtcctcgctgccgtgttcatgggcgtgccgctgcagtggaAAACGTTTGTCACCGCCGTGGTTTTCTACATGTTCAACGGTTGCCTTGGCGTCACCGTTGGCTACCACCGTCTGTTCTCACACCGCTCATACACGGCCTCCACTGCGTTCCAGTGGCTGTGCGCCTTCGCTGGTGCGGGCTCTTTCGAAGGCTCGGCTAAGTGGTGGGGCCGTAACCACCGCATTCACCACCGTTACGTGGACACGGAGAAGGACCCCTACAACGCGCAGCGCGGCTTCATTTTCTCGCACATGGGGTGGATGATCATGAAGCAGGACTACTCCCTGCTCGGCAAGGTGGACGTGTCGGACTTCAAGTACAACTACGTTATCCAGTTCCAGCACAAGCACTTTTTTAAGATGGCGATGCTCTCCGGTGTCATCCTACCCACGGTGATCTGCGGCCTCGGCTGGGGTGACTGGCTCGGTGGGTACTTCTACGCCGCCCTCGCGAAGATCGTGTTCGTTCACCACTGCACCTTCTTCATCAACAGCCTGGCTCATACGAACCTCTTCGCTGCGGTGCAGAACTACTCGGACCGCCACTCGTCGCACGACTCcttcgtgtgcgcgctgttCACCTTCGGCGAGGGCTATCACAACTTCCACCACGAGTTTGCCCAGGACTACCGCAACGGGATCAAGTGGTACCACTACGACCCCACCAAGTGGATCATCCGCGCGGTGTCGTTTCTTGGTGGTGCCAAGAACCTCGTGCGCACGCCGAAAGATGTCATCGACGCTAACTTCAACAAGATGCTGCTAAAGAAGTCGAGGAAGGCGATGGAGCAGGCACAGACCCGGCTAGACCAGCTCGACATCCCCATCTCCGCGGAGTGGACTTGGGAGAAAGTCCAGGATGAGGTGGCGAAGGGCCGCAAGCTGACTGTCATCAACAACGACGTGATTGACCTGATGCGCAGCATTCCGACGGGCGCTGGCtacacgcacagcagcaaggACGTCATCTGGTACTCGAACCACCCCGGTGGCCAGCGCATCCTGGACATGTTCGTTGGCAAAgacgcgacggcggcgttcaCTGGTGGAGTGTACGCTCACTCGTGCGGCGCGGAGTCCTACCTTCAGCACCTGCGCGTTGCGAAGCTGAAGGTGGCGACCGATTAA
- a CDS encoding TFIIH basal transcription factor complex helicase subunit yields the protein MKLYVEDVLVVFPYEYIYPEQLDYITELKRGLDKGGHMVLEMPSGTGKTISLLSILVAYLHHHAHEKRKVVYCTRTVEEMVKTMGEMRKLLKHWEAEGEQLRPLRGLCLTAKKNLCIETSVASLIHPDEVDAGCRSITAPWQQEGRCGYFDTLAQAPLELPPGVYSLDDLKDFGEQHHVCPYYLVRKALPVVDIIVHSYLYMVDPVVSEVTKEFLNENTIVVMDEGHNVDDVCIEAMSLILTKKDSLDAKQNMKDLSKELDHLKATNRQMLQDEYDRLVNGLAMTEMARDPEQRALVEAPAIPANVAEGAIPASLRQANHFLAFMQRLVDFTHRIVARITRTYVADPLTFLTKLKEECALEISHFRYLSERLKVLLTTLQVTNAGKYRPVALIAQMYTLLSMYYTDDRYEKPGFVVVCEAFDPTRPQIPDPVIRTVCVDASLALRDTFARYRSVILTSGTLSPMDIYPKILGFTPAISKSFQMTLSRKCIAPVIVTRSSESVSITAEEVTSSFKVRTNPTAQALVTSAYESLLLELAKTVPDGMVCFFTGYQYMGEVLLAWHSSGFLQKLAKHKLIFVETQGVEETSVALANYRRACDIGRGAIFMSIARGKIAEGIDFDRHYGRAVVMFGVPFLPPNDEPLRQRMHWMEVCLGISESEFRNFDAMRQASQCIGRVLRNKTDYGMMLLVDKRFALNDKVKKIPRWIVQCLKNNTNLSVDAAVAVARGFFKEMAQPWEHEKDLGTTLLSKETLRRMGRLSSSAAKYASFSETLAAENVSTVTAPTTEFEEIVGITAVREPGAGSRKRKRDGERE from the coding sequence ATGAAGCTCTACGTTGAGGATGTGCTCGTGGTGTTCCCGTACGAGTACATCTATCCGGAGCAGCTGGACTACATAACGGAGCTGAAGCGCGGCCTTGACAAGGGAGGACACATGGTGTTGGAGATGCCGTCGGGCACTGGAAAGACAATCTCACTGCTGTCGATCTTGGTCGCGTATCTGCATCACCACGCCCACGAGAAGCGGAAGGTGGTGTACTGCACCCGAACAGTGGAGGAGATGGTGAAGACGATGGGCGAAATGCGgaagctgctgaagcacTGGGAGGCGGAAGGCGAGCAGCTTCGACCGCTGCGTGGCCTCTGTCTGACAGCAAAAAAGAACCTGTGCATTGAGACTAGCGTCGCCTCGCTTATACACCCGGACGAAGTGGACGCCGGCTGTCGCTCGATCACGGCTCCGTGGCAGCAGGAAGGGCGATGCGGGTATTTTGACACGCTGGCTCAAGCACCATTAGAGCTTCCTCCAGGTGTGTACTCATTGGACGACTTGAAAGACTTTGGTGAGCAGCACCACGTGTGTCCCTACTACCTGGTGCGCAAGGCCCTCCCCGTCGTTGACATTATCGTGCACTCGTATCTGTACATGGTGGATCCCGTAGTGTCGGAGGTGACGAAGGAGTTCCTGAACGAGAACACGATTGTCGTGATGGACGAGGGCCACAACGTGGACGACGTATGCATCGAGGCCATGTCACTCATCCTCACGAAGAAAGACTCCCTGGACGCAAAGCAGAATATGAAGGACTTGAGCAAGGAGCTGGACCATTTGAAGGCGACGAACCGGCAGATGCTGCAGGATGAGTACGACCGCCTCGTGAACGGGCTGGCTATGACTGAGATGGCGCGCGACCcagagcagcgcgcactGGTGGAGGCGCCTGCGATTCCGGCCAACGTAGCTGAGGGCGCCATTCCCGCGTCGTTGCGCCAGGCCAACCACTTTCTCGCATTCATGCAGCGTCTTGTCGACTTTACGCATCGCATTGTGGCGCGCATCACTCGTACATACGTGGCTGACCCGCTGACGTTTCTCACGAAGCTGAAAGAGGAATGCGCGCTGGAGATTAGCCACTTCCGCTACTTGTCCGAGCGCCTGAAGGTGCTGCTGACAACCCTGCAAGTCACGAATGCCGGCAAGTACCGCCCCGTAGCGCTTATCGCACAGATGTACACACTGCTCTCCATGTACTACACGGATGACCGGTACGAAAAACCGGGGTTCGTAGTGGTGTGCGAGGCATTTGACCCAACGCGGCCGCAGATTCCAGATCCCGTCATCCGCACCGTCTGCGTGGACGCCTCTCTGGCGCTTCGGGACACTTTTGCCCGGTACCGCAGTGTCATCCTCACCTCCGGCACACTCTCGCCCATGGACATTTATCCGAAAATCCTGGGATTTACCCCGGCCATCTCAAAGTCGTTTCAAATGACCCTGTCACGCAAGTGCATTGCGCCAGTGATTGTGACCCGCAGCTCGGAGAGCGTGAGCATCACAGCTGAGGAGGTCACCAGTAGTTTCAAGGTGCGCACGAACCCAactgcgcaggcgctcgtTACATCGGCGTACGAGAGCCTGCTACTCGAGCTGGCAAAGACGGTTCCTGACGGGATGGTGTGCTTCTTCACGGGGTACCAGTACATgggcgaggtgctgctcgctTGGCACAGCTCTGGGTTTCTGCAGAAGCTGGCGAAGCACAAGCTCATCTTTGTCGAGACTCAGGGTGTGGAGGAGACGTCGGTTGCACTCGCCAACTACCGCCGAGCTTGCGACATTGGGCGCGGCGCCATATTCATGTCGATTGCTCGCGGCAAGATCGCAGAGGGAATCGATTTCGATCGCCATTACGGTCGTGCCGTGGTTATGTTCGGTGTTCCCTTTTTGCCCCCGAACGATGAGCCCCTGCGACAGCGGATGCACTGGATGGAGGTGTGCCTTGGCATATCAGAAAGCGAGTTTCGCAACTTCGATGCAATGCGCCAGGCGTCGCAGTGCATCGGGCGGGTGCTGCGCAACAAGACAGACTACGGAATGATGCTTCTGGTCGATAAGCGCTTCGCGCTCAATGACAAAGTCAAGAAGATTCCACGCTGGATCGTGCAGTGCCTGAAGAACAACACCAATCTGAGCGTTgatgctgccgtcgcggTTGCCCGGGGGTTCTTCAAGGAGATGGCGCAGCCATGGGAGCACGAGAAGGACCTCGGCACCACTTTGCTCTCGAAAGAGACTCTCCGAAGGATGGGTAGACTGAGCTCATCAGCTGCCAAGTACGCATCTTTCTCGGAAACCCTAGCTGCCGAGAATGTGAGCACCGTGACGGCGCCAACGACGGAGTTTGAGGAGATTGTTGGTATCACCGCAGTGCGCGAGCCAGGGGCCGGTAGTCGAAAGCGCAAGCGAGATGGTGAGAGGGAGTGA